acgcgcgttgcaacttcttatctgttgcgtgtcttttattttgacagcgaatgcgcacatgcggaccacttatgtgtacccgtgtaaataacataatgttctgccgggtgtgttgttgattttccctcgatttctgagtcgacaagcacctttgttactgggaccagtaattttaagaaaggcccccattagaaatggattattgctcagtctgcaatatctttcccagaacaaacaccaattgcaaataacatactaaaaataaacctgaaaatcaGTTTAGAACaccgtactatgttgcaaagagtgaactaccactggtgcaatttagcagtctttgcaaacttcaaaaagcaaatggcctagatcttggttccacttgcctcttacTTGTGACTttagtggaaatttcaaattcaggatctgacacagactgattcatgttctACACAGACAGCACTGATGTCTGCATGGTCTTCTAAAAGCAGCTTTAGTCAGCTTAGATGTGAAGTGAGTGAAATATACAGTTGAGTTTTTAATCAATGTATTTGTTCTCTATTGCAGATTGACAAGGAGTTTCTGCGAATCACCACAAAGCCTCTGCTATCTACTTTCTTTGCCGAGCTTGACCAATACGCGCCACGCTTAATGGAAATCTTTCTGACCAAAGGAGGGACACGTGGAAAGAAAATAAGAGGTCTCATGCTTGCCATCTCCAAGGTTTGTATTAGGATTGAGTAGACTTTGTCATAGGCAgcaaaaataacttttatttggAGATGAAGTTGTCAATTTTGTTTCGGCTTAACAAATGGTACATGCCAGGTTCTAACCTAAAGAATAATTATGCAAGTTAACTGATTACCCTagctttaagaaaaacagactgGTTTTGGCTCATattatctcctcctcctctccagcaTGACAACATCCATACCAGACGAGCATGCATCTTGAAGTCTTTGTGCATCTACCTAAACGAAGACTATGAGAAGTTAATAAAGGAGTACTTGGTGAGTCACTGTGACAGCATGTTGACCGTAACATTCTCATACAAATTGTAACGTTGCCTCAAATGCAAATcgttaaaattaaaattttgagATTAGCAACAAGACACCTGGTATTGGGGAAAGCATGTCTTGAATACCAAACAGTATTAAGCGTTGCAATAAAGAATTTCTGGAATTTGGTATTGGAAGGAAAGAAATTTATGCATACTTAAACTTGATACACAAACATACAATGCATTtaacatgcatcaagacaataTTGCTTTTGAATCTGTACTTGGATTAAAACAAgtcctggggcccgttcttcgtacctaagtaagttagctggatttgattgttgacgatttcgcgtgatcctggatcgttcggttccctgaagctcatccgggacttgctgccatagcaacagagccgtaagcgtaaacctgctcgggagcaggttcactttatgtaaacaggattagatcgcggccacgcaggtatgtccgcttcatttatacgaaagcaacagcgatattccaccactgtttcaccataaataaataacatcaatgtaactaaagataatgcagcacttgatccatttattgatttcacacagatacatacaggtcatttcctaaaaaagggaaatgtactattaacattctattacatgtatgtgattattacagatgtaattcatatttcagagtagtaattgcaaattactttgtgcaatcaagatgagagaccacggctataacagcgaaggtggatttgggaagtctgtcgcagccgtgtcctgtccgtatacgcgaccaacccattgcggaaggtgcaagattgataaggagagtcctcagaattcagcgtatattgcgggatagacaggatcctttagctcagcgcgacagtgtgctcattgagagatatcgatattcccgtgagggtattattcacttaaccaacttgttgacgagggggtgcaggaccaccacctttctttttttgctctgcccttttcttggttgctgttatgaacaaacaaacagattattccagggtctcattccaagagactaaaagcaatataagtgataaatattaccattctgtagaatattcttatatttcacttttacttgttcccatgttctagtgggtcctgttgtggctctaatgtgaaaggggatataatataacataatataatataatgtaatataatattggataatatagtgtaatataataaatttaccctaccgcctactggtgttggccagaggggccgatggcgcgatatggcagcctggcttctgtcagtctgccccagggcagctgtggctacaactgtagctgcctccaccagtgtgtgaatgtgagagtgactgaatagtggcattgtaaagcgctttgggtgccttgaaaagcgctatataaatccactccattattattgttattattaaattacttacgagtttaatttgtcagcaactttctgccagccctctctccttgcttttgcagcctttgcagtgttcccttgcgttttaattaaactctgaaactcctgaaatccctcactcaagagttcttgctctgctgccgaaaaataccgagcgcgctccttcgacattttcgccgaccaatcagagggttgccgatcaatgtttctactatcgatgcgtagccccttttacgacacccagtgatctcacattacttcatccagctgtactgatcgtcaacagcaggtgtgttcggagaaccggattagcgagctcacggttagcgcgatgatttggtcttggatgcgtcatttgatcttggatgtagtaagcgacgtacgaagaacgggcccctgttGTTTTTTCATTGCTATGGTCATCAGTATTTGTAAATAGAAATGTCTATGAACTTTGAGCTGTTTAGTACTAACACTTCTatacctgttttattttagcaGCTGAGTTAGCCTTTTCTCGAGTCCTGTCCCCCTAAGTTACTCTTGCTACGTCCGACAAACAAATGGTTTCCTCTGCGCACCAATGGGTACCCGAATGTGCGAGCAGACATGCTTCATAATGTTCGGTACATTTACCTGGGAGTGGGGCCATACACACTGTTTAATCCATTCACGTTGTTTTTGACTTTGTGAATGGAAAGAACACAACTCCTCCAGACACAATCTCTCGGCGTATCGGTGGGCACACCGCTTCTCCATCTTGCTTGAGGTTAATGTTTGTCAGACACAGTAACGGTTGCTATAATGTGTAATTGGACAATGGCCCTTTCGGGGGAGGGGCCGGTGAGAGGTCAATTATGCCACCTCTTTTGACATGAGaggtgtattttataatttatgtaTTGGAGTAATTACTAACAACTACTTTAGTGGTGTAATTTTCTGTTTATTACTTTGACTACTTGGATTTTATGAACAGCATAGAAACAGTTGTTTAAACAATCTCTTaaattttactttgttgtcttatATTTTTTCATGTAGGATACGGACAGCGAGGCAAAAAGCTGCATGGAGCAAACTGTGATGGGGGTGTACGTCATCCAGAAGGAGGGTGCTGAACCTGAAGATGACCCAGAGGACGTTGGTGTCCTGATTGAGGGTGTGGAGGCTAACACTGATTTGGGTAACATTGCACAAGCATGTGCTCTGTTGTTTGgactcatatactgtttgaacCTGAGCTACCCACCAGAACTTAAATGCACCTTTGAAGTCCTCCAGAAGATACTTTTAAATCTTGATGGACAAAAGCTGTCTTCAAAGGTACAGTTTCTGAAAAACAAGCTTATGGGGTGAGAGCACTTGAAAATGACTGATAGGTCTTGAATGGTTCATTGGTGCAATGGTGATTTCCAATATATAATGttaatatttgagttgtttatatttttttctttcatttaaaaaatatttttttaagtttttggaTTCTCTCTGTTGGGCAATTCACCTTTTATACAGCACTGCCGATGATTTTTGTTTGTCCTTATATAGATGGCTCAAAATGGATCAGAAGTACTGACAGAAGTACtatgttgtgtttatgtgtcaAGGGCCTGTAAAATTTAAGACCACTGCCACCTGTTAAGTTCACTGTATTATTGTGTCCATTTTGCTTGCTAGCATgttttaaaacacagcaaaaactaTATTGCTAGCTGTGGAGGACTGCaaccaaaattaaaaaaataaatacagaaatataaaaattggtCAAACTAATAATTATTTCAATGAGATACACCAAACAAATATAGATTTTCATCACCTatggatttttttgttgttgtattgCCCCCAAATTAtttctaattattttatttttccaaattcACACAATAGTAATTCTATTTTGTCACATGTTTTAACTTGCCAAGTGGGAGatgtatttttatcttttagtttaatttttttaaaatgcagtcgATATATTGAGCAAATTTTGCATCTGTTTTTAGTTGTCGAAGCTTTGGTTCCAACATATTACCTATGTAAATAAGTATTCTAACGTTTACCTTTTGAAGTGGCATAATGCTTGCAGGTGTACAAAAATGGTAAGCTTTTATATTGTCCACTAAATCCAGTTAATAAAGATAATGTTATCATAATCTGATTGTGACTTTTTTTGTAAAGTAGTGGGTTTCTAAATGTGtaacaaatgtaaacaaatctaATTGAAATAATTTGGTTGAAATGAGTGAAATCATTGCCTTGATTAACGAAGTAGTTGTTGAAACAACAAGATTTAATTCTGTTTtcctaaactttttaaattgtgtagaatgaattaaaacaaatttcactctacatacttaaataaatcacttcaaATCAATGTAAGTATAGTATGTTGATCCAacgtaatctgattacattaaACCACCAAATGCTAAATGTGTTGGTTTGACATGATCGAAAAGGGTTTATTGTACTTGGTTAAATTGTGTGCAAAAAGGGTGCCAtgattaaattgtgttcatccaacaacagatttttttgagtgtTGCTACCTtggggcgagaggcagggtacaccctggagagATTGCCAGTCTGACACAGGACTCAAACTACATTATGTATTTGCTTAACTATTACTCACCTCTCATTGAAAGTTAACAACCACTAAGATTATTGTACATTCACAGATGCCTGCTAATTACTGCAGCTGAAATTTCATTCACAAAAACTGGAGCACATTTGTACGGTCTGTTAGTACAATTAACTGCACATGAGTCACATTGTTTGACAAATAACTGAAGAAAAAGGAACTGACAAAGACCAGTGATTGTATAACAGGGTCCAGTTCAGTGACCCCATACTGCGTTGTTACAAAAGGGAGGAAATGAGCTTCGAGCCATTCCTAAATGCAACGGAAGGTTTTCTTGCAATTCAGCTagtgctttatttttcagccttTCGGGTTGTTTTTTGCAAATCATCCCTTCACAGAAAGCCACAGGGAAACTTAATTAAATGTCATATATGTGTGCCCATTTGTTTACCTCTTTTGCTGTGATGCACCTGCGTGTAGTACTCCTAAACACCAATGATGTGTTGaagtggatattttctctttttttgaccGTTCTCTATAACTCTGGGAAAATCCagttcagcagtttctgaaatactcagaccagctaATCTGGTATCAACAATCacgccacattcaaagtcacttaaatcaccttttatCCCCATTCTGTTGCTCGGTTTCAGCCCAttgataaacaacaacaaatcctGGTCTGAGTGTGGGGGATTGTCACATTTTCTCTATCTAGTTTCCAGCTCCAcaaaaaagtgatttttttttcttaaaaatataaataaaaattttcaATCAGTTAAGCATATTAGAAAATTGACAAGACATGCCCTAATGTAAAAAGAATGGTGATAATTATTGTATCAAGAAACAataaacctttcatctaattagaaatcccagtcttcaattaattcaatacaaaatattacatagagtgcactatacaggtcatcggatgttcaagatgggctttacgtctaccaacaactgctcacactgccaaaccaattcaccggacaattatatccacgctctttggttctgtccaccagttcagaagttttggcgcgagatatgtgaagacttatcgaagtgtctgaaatgtaacattccaacttcccccttagtgtgtttgttgggcagcttagataatgtcacttcagaaaagaatatcgcccatatggttttcactgccctatgcatagccaagaaaactgtcctcatgaactggaaaaataaaaataatcttaattctaaccaatatagaaattatctattagattacattagtcttgatacagcctctgccaccacatcagatcaattgctctgggctcctttgatcagctccatcacctagtgggggtggggggtcatagtttggtcccgccttcactgttgtgattggtgtgggggtagggacaggcttagggcgtcgggggggttccccggaggcatcttccttggggggctcaacccggggtagcggtcatgtccggttaggggctctgttggctctccggtgactgtttcctcgcggctgcatgcagcggggctaggggagggtctgtgctgacggacgtgggttactgacctggtagcctggctgcccctgggtgggtccgggatgggcgtgaggttctgggggcgctccgtctctgggctgggacccggaccg
The Maylandia zebra isolate NMK-2024a linkage group LG7, Mzebra_GT3a, whole genome shotgun sequence DNA segment above includes these coding regions:
- the LOC112430941 gene encoding uncharacterized protein LOC112430941: MEIFLTKGGTRGKKIRGLMLAISKHDNIHTRRACILKSLCIYLNEDYEKLIKEYLDTDSEAKSCMEQTVMGVYVIQKEGAEPEDDPEDVGVLIEGVEANTDLGNIAQACALLFGLIYCLNLSYPPELKCTFEVLQKILLNLDGQKLSSKVQFLKNKLMG